From the genome of Hymenobacter cellulosilyticus, one region includes:
- a CDS encoding glycosyltransferase family 2 protein translates to MASSPAAPGGLCADVAVVILNWNGQQLLRQFLPAVLAHSDGARIIVADNASTDDSVGMLQREFPQVEIICNPDNLGFCDGYNRVLSQVQATYYMLLNSDVEVTPGWLRPLRELLEQRPQIAACQPKIRQYSSEAGPREQFEYAGAGGGYLDRLGYPFCRGRLFDTLEKDLGQYDDPQPVAWATGACVLVRAEAWHRLGGLETAFFAHMEEIDLCWRLWNSGQEVWYHGGSTVFHVGGGTLHKSNPRKTYLNFRNGLALVYKNVAEPELFGVLATRLVLDWVAALRFLLQGQSGDTKAILRAHRDFFSKRQYWKQRRQENPRKLRTAQRPGVYQGSLVWAYFVEGVRAFSQLQPTDFPDTKMPGDSQSRPVSNPVPH, encoded by the coding sequence TTGGCCTCTAGCCCGGCCGCGCCCGGCGGCCTGTGCGCCGACGTGGCCGTAGTAATTCTGAACTGGAACGGGCAGCAGCTGCTCCGGCAGTTTCTGCCCGCCGTGCTGGCTCACTCCGACGGGGCCCGCATCATCGTGGCCGACAACGCCAGCACCGACGACTCGGTAGGAATGCTGCAGCGCGAGTTTCCGCAGGTCGAAATCATCTGCAACCCCGACAACCTGGGCTTTTGCGACGGGTACAACCGGGTCCTGAGTCAGGTACAGGCTACCTATTACATGCTGCTCAACTCCGACGTGGAGGTGACACCCGGCTGGCTGCGCCCGTTGCGAGAATTGCTGGAGCAACGGCCCCAGATTGCCGCCTGCCAACCCAAAATCCGGCAGTATAGCTCGGAAGCGGGACCACGGGAACAGTTTGAGTACGCTGGGGCCGGCGGGGGCTACCTCGACCGGCTGGGCTACCCCTTCTGCCGGGGCCGGCTGTTCGACACGCTGGAAAAAGACCTGGGCCAGTACGACGACCCGCAGCCCGTGGCCTGGGCTACCGGCGCCTGCGTGCTGGTGCGGGCCGAGGCCTGGCACCGCCTGGGCGGCCTGGAAACGGCCTTTTTTGCCCACATGGAGGAAATTGACCTGTGCTGGCGACTGTGGAATTCGGGACAGGAAGTGTGGTACCACGGCGGCAGCACGGTGTTTCACGTGGGCGGCGGCACGCTGCACAAGTCGAACCCGCGCAAAACCTACCTCAACTTCCGCAACGGATTGGCCCTGGTGTATAAGAACGTGGCCGAGCCGGAGCTGTTTGGCGTGCTGGCTACCCGGCTGGTGCTGGATTGGGTGGCGGCCCTGCGCTTTCTGCTGCAAGGCCAAAGCGGCGACACCAAAGCCATTCTGCGCGCCCACCGCGACTTTTTCAGCAAGCGGCAGTACTGGAAGCAGCGGCGGCAGGAAAACCCGCGCAAGCTCCGCACTGCCCAGCGGCCCGGCGTGTACCAGGGCAGTTTGGTGTGGGCGTACTTCGTAGAGGGCGTACGTGCTTTTTCCCAGTTGCAGCCCACCGACTTTCCGGACACGAAAATGCCGGGCGACTCCCAAAGCCGTCCGGTTTCAAACCCAGTACCTCACTAA
- a CDS encoding alpha/beta hydrolase family protein, producing MSYPVGYRRLDVPDATLNLTLALVLLYPGQEPEQPEALGPYPLSVARNATPAAGQFPVVLISHGTGGSGLVYRTLAHFLASEGFIVGLPEHPHNNRADDSWAGTPQNLTARPRHVQLALNALLDDPKIGPAALPDSVALIGHSLGGYTALTLAGGAPTTLPHESADGQPRPIPTPTDSRIRALVLLAPATPWFRAPETLRQVRVPILLLTAEKDEHTLPWHGQNVVQGVPDPARVQHRAVANAGHFSFLSPFPAEGTSPAFAPSQDPPGFDRARFQRELQAEVLTFLRAVF from the coding sequence ATGAGCTACCCGGTAGGTTACCGCCGCCTCGACGTACCCGACGCTACTCTAAACCTGACGCTGGCCCTGGTCCTTCTCTACCCGGGCCAGGAGCCGGAGCAGCCGGAAGCCCTGGGACCCTATCCGTTGAGCGTAGCCCGAAACGCCACTCCCGCCGCCGGGCAGTTTCCCGTAGTCCTGATTTCCCACGGTACCGGCGGCTCGGGCCTGGTATACCGCACGCTGGCGCATTTTCTGGCCAGTGAGGGTTTCATAGTAGGCCTGCCGGAACACCCGCACAACAACCGCGCGGACGACAGTTGGGCTGGTACTCCGCAAAACCTTACGGCCCGCCCCCGCCACGTGCAGCTGGCCCTCAACGCCCTACTGGATGACCCGAAAATCGGGCCCGCGGCACTGCCCGATTCGGTGGCCTTGATTGGTCATTCCCTGGGTGGCTACACGGCTCTGACCCTAGCCGGCGGCGCACCTACTACTTTGCCCCACGAGTCGGCCGACGGGCAGCCGCGCCCGATTCCGACCCCGACCGATAGCCGCATCCGGGCTCTGGTGCTGCTGGCACCGGCCACACCCTGGTTTCGGGCGCCCGAAACCCTGCGCCAGGTGCGGGTGCCCATTCTGCTGCTCACCGCCGAGAAAGACGAGCACACGCTGCCCTGGCACGGCCAAAACGTAGTACAGGGCGTGCCCGATCCGGCCCGGGTGCAGCACCGCGCAGTAGCCAATGCCGGGCATTTTTCCTTTCTGAGTCCCTTTCCCGCCGAGGGAACCAGCCCAGCCTTTGCGCCGTCTCAGGACCCACCCGGCTTCGACCGGGCCCGGTTTCAGCGGGAACTGCAGGCCGAAGTGCTGACGTTTCTGCGGGCGGTGTTCTAA
- a CDS encoding Crp/Fnr family transcriptional regulator, which produces MTAAQAADIAAGFSFRLLDRHEYLLRAGTVSNEYFFLDSGIVRAFAYNADGQEVTTGLYSAGQVALEVSSFFNRTPSPEYLQALTDCRGWFITYAQLNGLFHARPEFREFGRSLLVRELMRLKTRLLGLALDPAAVRYEALRQASPEILQQVPLKYLASYLGITDSSLSRLRAAAAKGPEAG; this is translated from the coding sequence GGACCGGCACGAGTATTTGCTCCGGGCCGGCACCGTGAGCAACGAGTATTTCTTTCTTGACAGCGGGATTGTGCGCGCCTTTGCCTACAATGCCGACGGGCAGGAAGTAACCACTGGCCTGTATTCGGCCGGGCAGGTGGCGCTGGAAGTTTCCTCGTTTTTCAACCGGACGCCTTCCCCGGAATATCTGCAGGCCCTGACCGACTGCCGGGGCTGGTTTATAACCTATGCCCAGCTTAATGGTCTGTTTCATGCCCGGCCCGAGTTTCGGGAGTTTGGCCGCTCCCTGCTCGTGCGGGAACTGATGCGCCTGAAGACTCGCCTGCTGGGCCTGGCCCTCGACCCGGCGGCGGTGCGCTACGAAGCGTTGCGGCAAGCCAGCCCCGAAATCCTGCAGCAGGTGCCGCTCAAGTACCTGGCATCCTACCTGGGCATCACCGATTCTTCGTTGAGCCGCCTGCGGGCCGCGGCGGCCAAGGGGCCGGAGGCGGGGTAA
- the pta gene encoding phosphate acetyltransferase: protein MLTLLRNFEAREVPVLLAVANRIAPDQAADVRELLRSQLPEEVLLSVIPEDANLLHPTMREIHEGLGGKLLFGESGLDNQVDNYVIGAMQVPNFLNYLKDNVLIVTPGDRGDIIICALQANQSVSYPRVAGIVLTAGSEPDAPIIRLLEGLPNVVPILAVPTGTFETSTRVGAIRSRIGPDNPKKIQLAISTFERYVEVRTLEEKLISFQSEGITPHMFQYRLLQWAKRERRHIVLPEGNDDRILRAAAQLLHEDIVDLTILGDPTQVLASVKRLGLDFPAGHVRIIDPVNSEYYTDYVQTFYELRKDKGVNEDMARDLLRDVSYFGSMMVWKGHADGMVSGAVHTTQHTIRPALQFIKTKPGVSVVSSVFFMCLPDRVAVFGDCAVNPNPTAEQLAEIAISSAESSLAFGIEPRVAMLSYSSGTSGAGADVEKVRQATELVRQKRPDLKVEGPIQYDAAVDPLVGRQKLPDSEVAGQASVLIFPDLNTGNNTYKAVQRETGALAIGPVLQGLNKPVNDLSRGCTVDDIFNTVVITAIQSQQG from the coding sequence GTGCTGACGCTGCTGCGTAACTTCGAGGCCCGGGAAGTGCCCGTGCTGCTGGCCGTGGCCAACCGCATTGCCCCCGACCAGGCCGCCGATGTGCGCGAGCTGCTGCGAAGCCAGCTGCCCGAGGAAGTACTGCTCTCGGTGATTCCCGAAGACGCCAACCTGCTGCACCCTACCATGCGGGAAATCCACGAGGGCCTGGGCGGCAAGCTGCTCTTTGGCGAATCCGGGCTCGACAACCAGGTCGACAACTACGTCATCGGGGCCATGCAGGTGCCTAACTTCCTCAACTACCTCAAAGACAACGTGCTCATCGTGACGCCCGGCGACCGGGGCGACATTATCATCTGCGCTTTGCAGGCCAACCAGTCGGTGAGCTACCCGCGGGTGGCGGGCATTGTGCTCACGGCTGGTTCCGAGCCCGACGCGCCCATTATCCGGCTGCTGGAGGGCTTGCCCAACGTGGTGCCAATTCTGGCCGTGCCCACCGGCACGTTCGAAACCTCGACCCGGGTGGGCGCCATCCGCTCCCGCATCGGCCCCGATAACCCGAAGAAGATTCAGCTGGCCATCAGCACTTTCGAGCGGTACGTGGAGGTGCGGACCCTGGAAGAGAAGCTCATCAGCTTCCAGTCGGAAGGCATTACGCCCCACATGTTTCAGTACCGGCTGCTGCAGTGGGCCAAGCGCGAGCGTCGCCATATTGTGCTGCCCGAAGGCAATGACGACCGGATTCTGCGCGCCGCCGCCCAGCTGCTGCACGAGGACATCGTGGACTTGACCATTCTGGGCGACCCCACGCAGGTGCTGGCCTCGGTAAAGCGGCTGGGGCTCGACTTCCCGGCCGGCCACGTGCGCATCATCGACCCGGTAAACTCGGAGTACTACACCGACTACGTGCAGACGTTTTATGAGCTGCGCAAAGACAAGGGCGTCAACGAGGACATGGCCCGCGACCTGCTGCGCGACGTGTCGTATTTCGGCTCGATGATGGTGTGGAAGGGCCACGCCGACGGCATGGTATCCGGGGCGGTACACACCACCCAGCACACCATCCGGCCGGCCTTGCAGTTCATCAAAACCAAGCCGGGCGTGTCGGTCGTGTCGTCGGTGTTCTTCATGTGCCTGCCCGACCGGGTGGCCGTGTTCGGCGACTGCGCCGTGAACCCCAATCCGACGGCCGAGCAGCTGGCCGAAATTGCCATTTCCTCGGCCGAAAGCAGCCTGGCCTTCGGGATTGAGCCCCGCGTGGCCATGCTCTCGTATTCCTCGGGTACGTCCGGAGCCGGGGCTGATGTAGAAAAAGTGCGGCAGGCCACCGAGCTGGTGCGCCAGAAGCGGCCCGACCTCAAGGTGGAAGGACCTATCCAGTACGATGCCGCCGTGGACCCCCTGGTAGGCCGGCAGAAGCTCCCCGATTCGGAAGTGGCCGGGCAGGCCAGCGTGCTGATTTTCCCGGACCTGAACACGGGCAACAACACCTACAAAGCCGTGCAGCGCGAAACCGGGGCTCTGGCCATTGGCCCAGTGCTACAGGGACTGAATAAGCCGGTCAATGACCTGAGTCGGGGCTGTACCGTGGATGATATATTCAACACGGTGGTCATTACCGCTATTCAGAGTCAGCAGGGATAG
- a CDS encoding helix-turn-helix domain-containing protein, with the protein MKQSAREFKVLHTVSDFTQHFGFPPPAHPLLTVIDLAKTRHLVPPTTPVVRQLYIITLKKNLKGKLHYGHRAYDFSQGVLGFYAPGQFCEGTPGVDISEISGWMLVFHPDLLLKHPLAKKISTYGFFSYAVNEALHLSDSEEQALEGLMDSIRREYQQPIDAFSHDVLVSQLEVLLSYANRFYHRQFLTRRTAEHDLLTRFETLLTAYFAQDAEQPLPTVQHFADALHVSPAYLSDMLRTLTGQNTQQHLHHGLIEKAKHLLLSTSLSINETAFQLGFEYPQYFTRLFKSKTGLTPAAFRFSAQ; encoded by the coding sequence ATGAAACAGTCAGCCCGCGAATTCAAGGTATTGCACACCGTGTCGGATTTCACCCAGCACTTCGGGTTCCCGCCGCCGGCTCACCCGCTGCTCACCGTTATTGACCTGGCAAAGACACGGCATTTAGTGCCGCCTACTACGCCGGTCGTGCGGCAGCTCTACATTATTACGCTGAAGAAAAACCTGAAGGGCAAGCTGCACTACGGCCACCGTGCCTACGACTTCAGCCAGGGCGTGCTGGGGTTTTACGCGCCCGGGCAGTTCTGCGAAGGCACCCCGGGAGTAGATATTTCGGAGATTAGCGGCTGGATGCTGGTCTTCCATCCCGACCTGCTGCTGAAGCACCCCTTGGCCAAGAAAATCAGCACTTACGGCTTTTTTTCCTACGCCGTAAACGAGGCCCTGCACTTGTCGGACAGCGAGGAACAGGCCCTGGAAGGATTGATGGACAGCATCCGCCGCGAGTACCAGCAGCCCATCGACGCCTTTAGCCACGACGTGCTGGTGTCGCAGCTGGAAGTGCTGCTCAGCTACGCCAACCGCTTTTACCACCGGCAGTTCCTGACCCGGCGCACGGCCGAGCACGACTTGCTTACCCGCTTCGAAACCCTGCTGACAGCGTATTTTGCCCAGGACGCCGAGCAGCCCCTGCCCACGGTGCAGCACTTTGCCGATGCCCTGCACGTGTCGCCGGCCTACCTGAGCGACATGCTGCGCACCCTCACCGGGCAGAACACCCAGCAGCATCTGCACCACGGCCTGATTGAAAAAGCCAAACACCTGCTGCTAAGCACGTCGCTGAGCATCAACGAAACGGCCTTTCAGCTGGGCTTTGAGTACCCGCAGTATTTTACCCGCCTGTTCAAAAGCAAAACGGGCCTGACGCCGGCGGCTTTTCGGTTTTCGGCTCAATAA
- a CDS encoding acyl-CoA thioesterase: protein MEYAKTYTARWADMDPNVHMRHSAYTDYAAQLRLEFLAEEGFPMKRFAELGIGPILFREDTRFLKEISLSETIRVSAELSGLSADGARWSIIHTIYKADGRVAATVAVDGAWLDLRLRKLTVPPTEMVAAMLKLDKHETYADIERGQK from the coding sequence ATGGAATACGCCAAAACCTATACTGCCCGCTGGGCCGACATGGACCCCAACGTCCACATGCGCCACTCGGCCTACACCGATTACGCCGCCCAGCTGCGCCTGGAGTTTCTGGCCGAGGAAGGCTTCCCCATGAAGCGCTTCGCCGAGCTGGGCATCGGCCCGATTCTGTTTCGCGAAGACACCCGGTTTCTGAAGGAAATCAGCCTGAGCGAAACCATCAGAGTATCCGCCGAGCTCAGCGGCCTCAGCGCCGACGGGGCCCGGTGGAGCATCATCCACACCATCTACAAAGCCGATGGCCGCGTGGCCGCCACCGTGGCCGTCGACGGGGCCTGGCTTGATTTGCGCCTGCGTAAGCTCACCGTGCCCCCCACCGAAATGGTAGCCGCCATGCTCAAGCTCGACAAGCACGAAACCTACGCCGACATCGAGCGGGGGCAGAAGTGA
- a CDS encoding DinB family protein → MNHRLHIRFEQLEQATNRLLDMAQALGEKAHQSPGTGQWSAAQVVQHLLVAETGIGQYISKKIQQEEGLRKTSFLTFVRSRVLRLALRLPFLRFKAPKYLAALTPETAPPLPELRTEWQRVRRQLEQTLNEFPSPLLNRDIFKHPRSGMLNIYQTLDFMVDHVLHHQKQLERITKAVK, encoded by the coding sequence ATGAATCATCGTCTGCACATCCGGTTCGAGCAACTCGAACAAGCTACTAACCGCCTGCTGGATATGGCGCAGGCCCTGGGCGAGAAGGCGCACCAGTCGCCCGGCACGGGGCAGTGGTCGGCGGCGCAGGTCGTGCAGCACCTGCTGGTGGCCGAAACCGGCATCGGGCAGTACATCAGCAAGAAAATCCAGCAGGAAGAAGGCTTGCGCAAAACCAGCTTCCTGACTTTTGTCCGCTCCCGGGTGCTGCGCCTGGCCCTGCGGCTGCCGTTTTTGCGCTTTAAAGCGCCCAAATACTTGGCCGCCCTTACCCCCGAAACGGCCCCGCCCCTGCCCGAGCTGCGCACCGAGTGGCAACGGGTGCGCCGGCAGTTGGAACAGACCCTCAACGAGTTTCCCAGCCCGCTGCTGAACCGCGACATATTTAAGCACCCCCGCTCGGGCATGCTCAACATCTACCAAACCCTGGACTTTATGGTGGACCACGTGCTGCACCACCAAAAGCAGCTGGAACGGATTACCAAGGCCGTGAAGTAG
- a CDS encoding PspC domain-containing protein yields the protein MKRFTDFIEKQSFGVCNALGQRLGFSSSSVRLSFVYASFFTFGSPIVLYFALAFWMNVRRAMRRQRSTVWDL from the coding sequence ATGAAACGTTTTACCGACTTCATCGAAAAGCAGAGCTTTGGCGTCTGCAATGCTTTGGGGCAGCGTTTGGGCTTCTCCAGCAGCAGCGTACGCCTGTCGTTTGTCTACGCGTCGTTCTTCACCTTTGGTTCGCCCATCGTGCTCTACTTCGCCCTAGCCTTCTGGATGAATGTACGCCGGGCCATGCGGCGGCAGCGCAGCACCGTCTGGGACCTGTAG
- a CDS encoding aldo/keto reductase, with amino-acid sequence MSILKKVALGSQGLEVPVQGLGCMGMTGGINGMSVYGEADEVESVATIHQALELGVNLLDTADLYGPMHNERLVGRAIAGRRPEIILATKFGFEVDDQENWTGGYNGRPEYVRKSIERSLRNLQTDYVDLYYLHRIDPNTPLEDTVGAMSRLVEEGKVRFLGLSEVTAEELRRGHAVHPITALQTEYSLFDRGVEEDGVLQATRELGIGFVGYSPLGRGFLSGEIKTPDDFEATDSRRFFPRYQGENFYKNLALVEKLQSLAQAKGVTAAQLALAWVLAQGVVAIPGTKRRKYLEQNVAAVSLALSAAELAELEAIMPVGSSAGAAYPEGF; translated from the coding sequence ATGAGCATCCTCAAAAAAGTAGCCCTGGGTAGCCAAGGCTTGGAAGTACCCGTGCAAGGCCTGGGCTGCATGGGCATGACTGGCGGAATCAACGGCATGAGCGTGTACGGCGAGGCCGACGAGGTGGAAAGCGTAGCGACTATTCACCAGGCCCTGGAGCTGGGCGTAAACCTGCTGGACACGGCCGACCTGTACGGCCCCATGCACAACGAGCGGCTGGTGGGGCGGGCCATTGCCGGCCGGCGCCCAGAAATTATCCTAGCCACCAAGTTTGGGTTTGAAGTAGACGACCAGGAAAACTGGACCGGCGGCTACAACGGCCGGCCCGAGTACGTGCGTAAGAGCATCGAACGGTCCTTGCGCAACCTGCAGACCGACTACGTGGACCTCTACTACCTGCACCGCATCGACCCTAACACCCCGCTGGAAGACACCGTGGGGGCCATGAGCCGGCTGGTGGAAGAAGGCAAGGTGCGCTTCCTGGGCCTCTCGGAAGTAACTGCCGAAGAGCTGCGCCGGGGCCACGCCGTGCACCCGATTACGGCCCTGCAAACCGAATACTCGCTCTTTGATCGGGGTGTGGAAGAAGACGGCGTGCTGCAGGCCACCCGCGAGCTAGGCATCGGCTTCGTGGGCTACTCGCCGCTGGGCCGGGGCTTTTTGTCGGGCGAAATCAAGACCCCAGACGACTTCGAAGCCACCGACTCGCGCCGCTTCTTCCCCCGCTACCAGGGCGAGAATTTCTATAAGAACCTGGCTTTGGTCGAGAAGCTGCAGAGCCTGGCCCAGGCCAAAGGTGTCACGGCGGCCCAGCTGGCCCTGGCCTGGGTGCTGGCCCAGGGCGTGGTGGCTATTCCCGGTACCAAGCGCCGCAAGTACTTAGAGCAGAACGTGGCCGCCGTCAGCCTCGCGCTGAGTGCCGCCGAGCTGGCCGAACTGGAAGCCATTATGCCGGTAGGCAGTTCCGCTGGGGCCGCGTATCCGGAGGGGTTTTAG
- a CDS encoding class I SAM-dependent methyltransferase: MSQKTVSDPVGQALLAYLHGNKKAELTVHSNVADEEPLPASYFFRTLWEMPELERTALEECRGRVLDAGAGAGCHSLELQSRGFQVKAIDASPGAVQVLQARGVQEAACHNLFELPAGEQHYDTILMLMNGIGLVGTLEGLEKFLQQAKHLLAPGGQILATSSDISYLYEDEEGALVINLNGPYYGEVEYSMTFGEETGASFDWLFADASLLQDYAEEAGYEVEFLGEDEQQQYLVRLTLKQQNIDNN; the protein is encoded by the coding sequence ATGTCCCAAAAAACCGTTTCCGACCCCGTTGGCCAAGCGCTGCTGGCTTATTTGCACGGCAACAAGAAGGCCGAGCTGACCGTGCACAGCAACGTGGCCGACGAAGAGCCGCTGCCGGCCAGCTACTTTTTTCGCACCCTCTGGGAAATGCCCGAGCTGGAGCGCACGGCCCTGGAAGAGTGCCGGGGCCGGGTACTGGATGCCGGCGCCGGCGCCGGCTGCCACAGTCTGGAGCTGCAAAGCCGGGGCTTTCAGGTCAAGGCCATTGACGCCTCACCCGGCGCGGTGCAGGTGCTGCAGGCCCGGGGCGTGCAGGAAGCAGCCTGCCACAACCTGTTTGAGCTGCCCGCCGGCGAGCAGCACTACGACACGATTCTGATGCTCATGAACGGCATCGGGCTGGTAGGCACGCTGGAAGGACTGGAGAAGTTTCTGCAGCAGGCCAAGCACCTGCTAGCCCCCGGCGGCCAGATTCTGGCTACTTCCTCCGACATCAGCTACCTCTACGAGGACGAGGAAGGCGCCCTGGTTATCAACCTCAACGGCCCCTACTACGGCGAAGTGGAGTACTCCATGACCTTCGGCGAGGAAACCGGCGCCTCCTTCGACTGGCTCTTTGCCGACGCCAGCCTGCTGCAGGACTACGCCGAGGAAGCTGGCTACGAAGTCGAGTTTCTGGGCGAAGACGAGCAGCAGCAGTATCTGGTGCGCCTCACGCTCAAGCAGCAGAACATCGACAACAACTAA
- a CDS encoding tetratricopeptide repeat protein: MATTGRWEAYHNLAVVLLQRSEKEVSDKVRKAYLRRAATNFTLAAHRNPTADLFYRVATAYHRAGDRLEALQNYDYAIKLGGPRPVLEKVFADKAALEIEVGQLDDALGSISYSGKSYQNTMNRGLVYLLKSNYEGAANLYQEALTLKPRDPMAYYCLAVVAARSKDEGQVGQYLTRAVQLDRAYAQRAVEDLEFRDYAASKMFLEALR; encoded by the coding sequence GTGGCTACCACCGGCCGCTGGGAAGCCTACCACAACCTGGCCGTGGTGCTCTTGCAGCGTTCCGAAAAGGAAGTTAGTGATAAGGTGCGCAAGGCCTACCTGCGCCGGGCCGCTACCAACTTCACCCTGGCCGCCCACCGCAACCCCACCGCCGATCTGTTTTACCGCGTAGCCACCGCCTACCACCGGGCCGGCGACCGGCTCGAAGCCCTGCAGAACTACGACTACGCCATCAAGCTGGGGGGTCCGCGGCCGGTGCTGGAAAAGGTGTTTGCCGACAAGGCGGCCCTGGAAATCGAAGTCGGACAGCTCGACGATGCCCTGGGCAGCATTAGCTACAGCGGCAAAAGCTACCAGAACACCATGAACCGCGGCCTGGTGTACCTGCTCAAAAGCAACTACGAAGGCGCCGCCAACCTCTACCAGGAGGCCCTGACGCTCAAGCCCCGGGACCCGATGGCCTATTACTGCCTGGCTGTGGTGGCCGCCCGCAGCAAGGACGAAGGCCAGGTAGGCCAGTACCTCACCCGCGCCGTGCAGCTCGACCGCGCCTACGCCCAGCGCGCCGTGGAAGACCTCGAATTCCGCGACTACGCCGCCAGCAAGATGTTCCTGGAGGCCCTGCGGTAA
- a CDS encoding group III truncated hemoglobin — MIDARPDIRTEADVQQLVDTFYQKVNQDELLSPVFNGFAHVDWARHLPIMYDFWSGLLLGTSRYSGRPFPKHMPLPVDATHFNRWLQLFEATVEELFAGPVADIAKVRALNIATMFEYRLRKRDPLSLL, encoded by the coding sequence ATGATTGATGCTCGCCCCGATATCCGCACCGAAGCCGACGTGCAGCAACTCGTCGACACGTTCTATCAGAAAGTAAACCAGGACGAGCTGCTCAGCCCGGTATTCAATGGCTTTGCCCACGTCGACTGGGCCCGGCACCTGCCTATTATGTACGATTTCTGGAGCGGCCTGCTATTGGGTACTTCGCGCTATAGCGGCCGGCCCTTTCCCAAGCATATGCCCCTGCCCGTGGACGCCACGCACTTCAACCGCTGGCTGCAGCTTTTCGAAGCCACCGTGGAGGAGCTCTTCGCCGGCCCCGTGGCCGATATAGCCAAAGTGCGGGCCCTGAACATTGCCACCATGTTTGAGTACCGCCTGCGCAAGCGCGACCCGCTTTCCTTGCTGTAA
- a CDS encoding TlpA family protein disulfide reductase, with translation MNRKNLLQWLPYVLLAVVLFTDLRTVVFGTLQRGLLATGLWQADEPRLPATAPVLATSSVGYPHNLPLLDMNGQEVNLSSLKGKVVFVNLWASWCPPCVAEMPGIHALYKKLDPKKVAFVMISLDQNPAKARNLLQRKGYTFPVYFPTDNLPAPFDSNSIPSTVILAPDGQVAARHDGMADYDTPEFKAALEKLALPRGASRLTLFCLCCCP, from the coding sequence ATGAATCGTAAAAACCTGCTGCAGTGGCTGCCCTACGTGCTGCTGGCCGTCGTTTTGTTTACCGACCTGCGCACCGTCGTGTTTGGAACCCTGCAGCGCGGCTTGCTGGCCACGGGCCTCTGGCAGGCCGATGAGCCCCGGCTGCCCGCCACTGCTCCGGTGCTGGCTACCAGCAGCGTGGGGTACCCGCACAACCTGCCGCTGCTGGATATGAACGGGCAGGAAGTAAACCTGAGCTCGTTGAAGGGCAAGGTGGTCTTTGTCAATCTATGGGCCAGCTGGTGCCCACCCTGCGTGGCCGAAATGCCCGGCATTCACGCGCTTTACAAAAAGCTGGACCCGAAGAAGGTCGCCTTCGTCATGATTTCCCTGGACCAGAATCCGGCCAAGGCGCGCAACCTGCTGCAGCGCAAGGGCTACACTTTTCCGGTGTATTTCCCTACCGACAACCTGCCCGCGCCCTTCGATTCGAACTCGATTCCTTCCACGGTGATTCTGGCGCCCGACGGCCAGGTAGCAGCCCGCCACGACGGCATGGCCGACTACGACACGCCCGAGTTTAAAGCGGCCCTGGAAAAGCTGGCTTTGCCCCGCGGAGCTAGCCGCCTGACCCTTTTCTGTCTTTGCTGCTGCCCATGA
- a CDS encoding AAA family ATPase produces MTKAVFIAAAEPYSGKSLVSLGLVNMLLGQARKVGYFKPIIDYDPPQQRDPHIDTVLSYFKLPLNYDDTYAFTRPEALRLMEADAQGELIDQVIHKFKQWEDNYDFTVVEGSDYLGMGTAIEFDANVSIAKNLGVPVILVVSGRARARPR; encoded by the coding sequence ATGACGAAAGCCGTTTTCATTGCTGCCGCCGAACCCTACAGCGGTAAGTCGCTGGTGTCCTTGGGTTTAGTAAACATGCTGCTGGGCCAGGCCCGCAAGGTAGGCTACTTCAAGCCCATCATCGACTACGACCCGCCCCAGCAGCGCGACCCGCACATCGACACGGTACTCAGCTACTTCAAGCTGCCGCTGAACTACGACGACACGTATGCCTTCACCCGGCCCGAGGCTTTGCGCCTGATGGAAGCCGATGCCCAGGGTGAGCTGATTGATCAGGTCATTCACAAGTTTAAGCAGTGGGAAGACAACTACGATTTCACCGTGGTAGAGGGCAGCGACTACCTCGGCATGGGTACCGCCATCGAGTTTGACGCCAACGTCTCCATTGCCAAAAACCTCGGCGTACCGGTTATTCTGGTGGTGTCGGGGCGGGCAAGAGCACGGCCCAGGTAG